Proteins encoded together in one Epinephelus moara isolate mb chromosome 2, YSFRI_EMoa_1.0, whole genome shotgun sequence window:
- the LOC126400604 gene encoding heat shock cognate 71 kDa protein-like has protein sequence MSRIRTRGRCSELLIKHLDSAYSLTVSTDHLTFDIDANGIMNVSAVDKSTGKENKITITNDKGRLSKEDIERMVQEAEKYKAEDDVQHDKVSAKNSLESYAFNMKSTVEDEKLAGKISEDDKHKLLFTIVIALNT, from the exons atgagCCGGATTCGAACCCgtggccgctgcagcgag CTGCTAATAAAACACCTGGACTCCGCCTACTCACTGACCGTCAGCAcag ATCATCTAACATTTGATATTGATGCCAATGGTATCATGAATGTCTCTGCTGTAGACAAGAGCACTGGCAAGGAGAACAAGATCACCATCACTAATGACAAGGGTCGTCTCAGCAAGGAGGACATTGAACGCATGGTCCAGGAAGCTGAGAAGTACAAGGCTGAAGACGATGTCCAGCATGACAAGGTGTCTGCTAAGAACAGCCTGGAGTCGTACGCTTTCAACATGAAGTCGACTGTGGAGGATGAAAAACTTGCTGGCAAGATAAGTGAAGACGACAAGCACAAGTTACTATTTACTATTGTAATAGCATtgaatacataa
- the LOC126400126 gene encoding complement C1q tumor necrosis factor-related protein 7, translating into MLKFPLHFLLLVVPVVMAMPEPFYSGDGESPRFLPPMPPYPPMDGPEHYPDGDNMTGPPDGAVEAYCQMLLQGPEPVPADHIPWYCLCTHCKSSQGPKGDRGDRGPPGPPGSPGPRGLTGFRGPPGFVGRPGVKGQKGDEGLKGDRGLQGFMGSKGERGFKGEKGESGLEGRMGDQGPKGDDGVCPGDCEAIEGPPGPPGVPGPVGVRGPHGEPGLPGPKGPKGDMGEMGHPGVPGSEGLKGEPGPMGDCNCTDGEDGAPGQRGDKGDKGDQGQMGPTGPIGTQGIKGDMGSMGMMGRPGPCMPGVQSAFAAALTTSFPPPLAPVIFAHVHYNIQGSYDPASGVYTAPVNGTYVFSFHVSVYQRVLKVGLFHNFQAVVINTCVKPFGTTSQSVVLHLARGDIVWVQVKDAVTNGMYVSNEASSTYSGFLLHPDTCDMPLLRAPIVPVNGTYTWPASSDPMPTAADE; encoded by the exons ATGTTGAAGTTTCCTCTTCATTTCCTGTTGCTGGTGGTCCCTGTCGTCATGGCGATGCCTGAGCCCTTCTACTCAGGCGACGGGGAGTCTCCTCGCTTCCTTCCTCCGATGCCTCCTTACCCGCCCATGGACGGCCCCGAACATTATCCCGATGGAGACAACATGACGGGGCCCCCGGATGGCGCCGTGGAGGCTTACTGTCAGATGCTGCTGCAGGGCCCGGAGCCCGTCCCCGCAGACCACATCCCCTGGTACTGTCTCTGTACACACTGTAAGAGCAGCCAGGGGCCCAAAGGGGACAGAGGAGACCGTGGACCGCcag GTCCTCCCGGCAGTCCTGGACCAAGAGGGTTGACGGGGTTCAGAGGTCCTCCAGGTTTCGTGGGCAGACCAGGAGTCAAAG GACAGAAAGGAGATGAGGGACTGAAGGGGGACCGGGGACTGCAGGGCTTTATGGGATCCAAAGGAGAGCGAGGCTTTAAAG GGGAGAAGGGGGAGTCAGGTCTGGAGGGACGTATGGGGGATCAGGGTCCTAAAGGAGACGATGGCGTCTGTCCCGGTGACTGTGAGGCCATTGAGGGTCCCCCAGGACCTCCCGGTGTTCCTGGCCCTGTGGGGGTCAGAGGTCCACATGGTGAACCAGGACTGCCGGGACCTAAAGGACCAAAGGGGGACATGGGTGAGATGGGTCACCCTGGTGTTCCTGGATCTGAGGGTTTGAAGGGAGAACCAGGACCCATGGGGGACTGTAACTGTACAGACGGAGAGGATGGGGCCCCAGGACAGAGGGGGGACAAGGGAGACAAAGGGGACCAGGGACAGATGGGGCCCACGGGGCCGATAGGGACACAGGGGATAAAGGGAGACATGGGGTCCATGGGGATGATGGGTCGTCCTGGTCCCTGCATGCCCGGCGTCCAATCGGCCTTCGCTGCAGCGCTGACGACCAGTTTCCCCCCGCCCCTCGCCCCCGTCATCTTCGCCCACGTTCATTACAACATCCAGGGGAGCTATGACCCCGCCTCTGGCGTCTACACCGCCCCCGTCAACGGCACCTATGTCTTCAGCTTCCACGTCTCCGTCTACCAGCGAGTCCTCAAAGTTGGCCTGTTCCATAACTTCCAGGCAGTGGTCATAAACACATGCGTCAAACCATTTGGGACAACCTCGCAGTCCGTCGTCCTCCACCTGGCCCGCGGGGACATCGTGTGGGTCCAGGTGAAGGACGCCGTCACTAACGGCATGTACGTCAGTAATGAAGCCAGCAGCACCTACTCCGGCTTCCTGCTCCACCCTGACACGTGTGACATGCCCTTACTGAGAGCGCCCATCGTACCTGTGAACGGCACCTACACCTGGCCCGCGTCCTCTGACCCTATGCCCACCGCTGCTGATGAGTAA